GGGGAACAGTTATCTGACTGATTGATCCTGGGACATACCTCACTAGTGGAGGAACAGTTAGCTGACTGATTGATCCTGGGACATAACTCACTAGTGGGGGAACAGAGAGTTAAGCTAGTACTAAACCTGAACCATGGCAAGCAGATCAAATAACAAACTTCAATATCCATTAAAGCCTTATTTCCCTATTCACCATCTCTTTCCCTGTTTTTAATCCTTTCATTCACTTTCCCTTATTTTTCTCTTTTCCATCCTCATCACTCTTTacctcctctcacccccctctccctcctctctccctcccctctcccccctctccctcccctctctttccctgtgTGGGTCTAGTGCTGCTGTTCAGGAGTAAATCTGTGTGATGTATTAAGTGGTTCTGACCCTATTCCTGGTTACAGAGGATGGTTAAATTCCTTGTTTTATCAGGGTCCCCCCTCGCACCACACTTCATTACTGATACTTAATGACCTTCTGTGTTTGGGACAAATTACTGTAACACACGCACGCTTGTGCACACGCACATTAGTGTACACACACAGTtgcatgttcacacacacacacacacacacattcacacatcgGTAACATAACTCCATGGCAACAGCAGCACAAGGAAAAGGCACCACTGTAGTGTTGATATCAGAGAGGTACAGGACTGCCAAATAATCCATTACCTACTTTCATTTTGTTTGCTATAACACATTAgcaggaggacaggacaggggggtggagagtgggagaggaggaggaggggtggagaggaggaaaggggaaggggggtggagaggagggcaggatgggggaggagagggggaggaggggtggagaggaggagagtgggtggagaggaggattggGGGGtgcagaggaggacagaaggggtggagaggaggacatGATGGGGGgtggagagtgggagaggggaggaggggtgtagaggaggagagggggtggagaggaggatggggggtggagaggaggacaggaagggtggagaggaggacatGATGGGGGgtggagagtgggagaggggaggaggggtgtagaggaggagagggggtggagaggaggacatGATGGGGGgtggagagtgggagaggggaggaggggtgtagaggaggagagggggtggagaggaggacatGATGGGGGgtggagagtgggagaggggaggaggggtgtagaggaggagagggggtggagaggaggatggggggtggagaggaggacaggaagggtggagaggaggacatgatggggggtggagaggagaatgggggggtggagaggaggacaggaggggtgAAGAGGAGAATGGGGGAGtggggaggaggacaggaggggtggagaggaggaatggggtggaggagaaaagaggggaggaggggtggagaggagggtgggggggttgagaggaggacaggactggacaggggggggtggaggggaggagtggtggagaggaggatgggatggaggggaggagaggaggacaggactggacaggggggggtggagaggagggatagggtggaggggaggagaggagaggaggacaggatggaggagaggagaggaggagaggagggttaggatggaggggaggagaggaggagaggtaaaaataaataaggAGAATCTAAATAGAGTGGTGGAGACATGAACAAACTGGACAAAGGACATGTAGAAGACGAGAGCTGGTCATTGGTTGAGGTGAATGGTTAGAGGTATTTGGAACAGGGGACAGTATCAGAGGAGAGGCTTTATCATTCTGTTGGTTCTGTTCATTCTGACGATCTTGTTTGTGATGTCACCTGCCCGTCATACTTCCATGCTGTCCGTCTTAGGGGTCTTGGATATCCAGAGTGTTGATTGGTTAATGCTGGTTTTGGTCCCCGGTTTGCTTTAGTAAAttaaaaacatttataaaaaggtTAAGAGAAACAATAGCATGACAAACTAAAATAGAATAGCAGAACTACAGATAAGCGTAGGTGTGTATGAATGCGTAGGAATGTGCGTATGTAATACACAACATCTGTTGCTCACACAAACACTTCAGTACCAGCCATACCCAGTAATGGAACTCTCTCCTTGCCTCTCATAACTCTTCATTGCTCATATTGCCTCAGATCATGTTTTTCGTGTCGTAAAAACACAAGTGTCACCAGTTGTAAAGGAGGGACTTGTAAGCGTTCGGGGCCAATCTAAATTATCTGGGATTTAGATCATCTGGGATTGTTCCAGGAAGAGTTTTACAGTGGGGGACGGGAGTCAGAGGCATGATTAACTGGTCTCTGTCAGGAGACCCCCCCTTGGAAATATGTTAAAACCACATCATTGAGACGGGACAGAGATACTAAACTGGAGACATAAAGATAACTAGGTAGTAGCTGGTCATAGCAGAATGAAGAGAGTTGGGAGTGTGCCATCCCAATCTCCAGCACAATAAAGCTGTCCCCTATCATGCCAGGTAACTGGGGGAAAAGTGGTAGACGGACTTATAAAAACCAGAAAGGTTAGCCTcataaaaagtgtgtgtgtgaatgagtgtgtgtgtgtggagctgtacTTTGGTTATTGTAGGGATACTATTGAGGGGTCCAGCTATCGATCCAGATATCACAGACTGTATCTGTTaccaaggtaacacacacacacacactcacaataaTAAGTAATTACAGCAGGCTGTGCCAGTGGTTATGCTGAATGACTCTAACAAGGCGTCCCTGTGTTACCCAATTGATTATGACTGAGTAAGCACTGTTCTTACCAAACACTTACAGCCCAGACCCATCCATCACAACATAGGGACGGGGGGTTGGACCCAACCATTAGATGATGAACGTGGGGGTTTGTCAAGGTTCAGAGATTGAGTTGATTGTCTGATTAATTTTGAGAATGTGCCAATTCAagttttaaaaaaagaaaaagggaGTGTatgataggaagagagagaggacattgcgtgataggaagagagagagcaagagagagagagcgagagaggacagtgtgtgataggacgagagagagagagagagagagagagagagagagagagaggacagtgtgtgataggaagagagagagagagagagagagagagagagagagagagagagagagagagagaggggacagtgtgtgatagaaagagaaagagagagagaggacagtatgtgataggaagagagaaagggagagagagtacaGTGAGTgataggaagagagaaagagagagaggacagtgagtgatagaaagagaaagagagagagaggacagtatgtgatagaaagagagagagaggacagtatgtgataggaagagagaaagggagagagagtacaGTGAGTgataggaagagagaaagagagagaggacagtgagtgataggaagagagaaagagagagaggacagtgagtgataggaagagagaaagagagagaggatggtgtgtgataggaagagagagagaggacagtgagtgataggaagagagagagagagaggacagtgagtgataggaagagaaagagagagaggacattgtGTGAGCACTATGAGGACAGTGAATGATTGGTTATATTTATGGCTGGGACGGCAATGGAATGAGTACTATGAGAACAGTGAATGATTGGTTATATTTATGGCTGGGACGGCCATGGAATGAGTACTATGAGGACAGTGAATGATTGGTTATATTTATGGCTGGGACGGCCATGGAATGAGTACTATGAGGACAGTGAATGATTGGTTATATTTATGGCTGGGACGGCCATGGAATGAGTACTATGAGGATAGTGAATGATTGGTTATATGTATGGCTGGGATGGTCATGGAATTTAAAATGGTAATTGGTGAACACATCCCTTATTTTTTGAGGGGTACGCACATCTcctcctgactgcatgtgctgccatagaaatGGAATGGATAGAATTGGCATGCCcgttcaagtcaatgatggcataacgGGTGGACTGGCGGCCATCGTAAGTTTATCCATACTgtagcaaagcaggaagtaaaacaAATGCTAAAATATGTGCTGTGattgttgattcaactcaactgatATGATAAAAAATACATTCCACTGCATGAACCACATCAGTGAACATCATTTGAtcaatgaacattctacattaccatgaaAATGCAttacaataccaggcagccattgagAGTGTACCCATgggtttaccagtcaaattgtcAGGGTTAGTGGTTCCAagcccattctattcattctatttctgtgtgtgctgctgctgcattATGGGGGGTGTTACCTAGACAACCAAAGACTCCATGGCTTGTTTCATCAAGGATCAAGTTTTATCACGTTATTATTAAGAGTCCATGTTGTGGCTGAAACAGCCTCAACCACACAAATGCCTGGCCATCCCGTCTTCAGTCATCTGTTtgttcccaaaaatatttttatgACGGTCTTGGTCCATAACCATTGGTTAAACGGTTGATATGGTAATTGTGCAAGCCTTAGCTGTATGAGAATCACAGAGTGGTAAAACAGTTGGATGTGTATCGGTAATGCAGTACTGATTTAACTGGGGGGACCTGGTGTGTTCAGCTGTGTCGTAACGTAGGGACTTGTTGTTTTTGAGGTTGCGGTGGTGTGCCGTGTCTCACCTCTTGCTGAACATCTGGAAACAGCAAGTCCCAGAAGCCACCAGGATGAGCAGCAGCAGAGGGATGGTGGGGATGATCACATAGACCAGAAACATCCCTGCAGAAGGAGGGCAGAGACGGCCCCTCAGACAGACAGGCTATTTCATCAATTTACCTGTCTCATCAAGACCTGCCTCACCCTCTGGAGTTCTGCCATACACCTGTCTCACCTCCACTTGTCTCACCTGGTCCGGCTATGACTACGTGTGGGGCGCCATCCTCCTCACTGGGACCAGCCTGTTTGACCTCTATTGTCTGTGCCACCGTCACatctggaacagacagacagactctagATCAAGCAGGGATATACTACAGCAAACCCAGTCAGATCTCCAGGAGAGGGGTTGCTGTTGCCGGGCTATGCCCCATTATGTGTTCCCTCACCTGGGTCACGAGCTCCAGGCCTGTCCCCCTGCTCCTTCACCAGATGGCTCTCTGGATCAAGATCAGAATCCGAGAAAAAAATGGATTTAACACAACTGATATGCATTTCTGTTAGTGTAATGTTGTAGCAGGCTAAAGCACAACAACAGAAACAGCTCTTAGAGGCAGACATAAGGAACACTCCACAAGACTGTACCTGTGTGATGCTGTGTAGTCATACCTGTGTGATGCTGTGTAGTCATACCTGTGTGATGCTGTGTAGTCGTACCTGTGTGATGCTGTGTAGGCGTACCTGTGTGATGCTGTGTAGTCGTACCTGTGTGATGCTGTGTAGGCGTACCTGTGTGATGCTGTGTAGTCGTACCTGTGTGATGCTGTGTAGCCGTAcctgtgtgactgtagttgtacctgtgtgactgtagttgtacctgtgtgactgtagttgtacctgtgtgactgtagttgtaCCTGTGTGATGCTGTGTAGTCGTACCTGTGTGATGCTGTGTAGTCGTACCTGTGTGATGCTGTGTAGGCGTACCTGTGTGATGCTGTATAGTCGTACCTGTGTGATGCTGTGTAGCCGTACCTGTGTGATGCTGTGTAGCCGTACCTGTGTGATGCTGTGTAGTCGTACCTGTGTGATGCTGTGTAGTCGTACCTGTGTGATGCTGTGTAGTCGTACCTGTGTGATGCTGTGTAGTCGTACCTGTGTGATGCTGTGTAGTCGTACCTGTGTGATGCTGTGTAGTCGTACCTGTGTGATGCTGTGTAGTCGTACCTGTGTGATGCTGTGTAGTCGTACCAGTGTGATGCTGTGTAGTCGTACCTGTGTGATGCTGTGTAGTCGTACCTGTGTGATGCTGTGTAGTCGTACCTGGTTCGTACTTGCAGATGAAGTTGTGTTTCATGTTGCACCTGTCGTCGTTCCACTGGTACATGTAGGCCCCGCCCAGCCCGTGGAGAGCTGTGGGCTGGTGGTACATCACTACACACGCCTCCCCTCCGCACGACGGCTCGTCAAAATACCACTTCCTGACACACACACGTAAAGATCTTCACACACATGCCTACCGCCACATAAGGGTTTGTCAAAGTCTCAGttgctttcacacacacacgttttaatttaactaggcccATTCAGTTAacaataaattcttatttacaatgacggcctacccagggccaattgtgcaccaccctatgggacccccaatcacggccagatgtgatacagcctggaatcgaaccagggactgtaatgacgcctcttgcactgagaggCAAGAGTTGGACCGCtgagccactcaggagcccatgaAGTAGTATTTTCCTGACTGGGAATCGAACCCAGAACGCGGCGGTGAATCCTAACCActagacgcacgcacgcacgcacgcacacacacacacacacacctgaactgTGACACACTCCCATCCGTCCAGCGGTAGAGGTCGGGACAGGAGGCGAAGTGATCTTGATCCTGTGTGTTCTCTCCATCTGTCCTTGTCAGCCCGATCCAGAAATCACCGTCTGCTATTCCTCCGTTACCGGTACCTGCTCCAGCCCCTGTTTCTGTCCCCGCTCCTGTTGAGGAGGTCCGAAGCTCCTGTaacaaattatatatatatatatattgtatgtatGTTATACTGCAATTACATATAATAAATATATTACAATGTTCATGATTGAAGTACTTTGAGGTGGTGTTTTTGGTGTCATTTGTACtgtcaaacacacacgcacgcacgcacgcacgcacgcacgcacgcacgcacgcacgcacgcacgcacgcacgcgcgcgcacacacacacacacacacacacacacacacacacacacacacacacacacacacacacacacacacacacacacacacacacacacacacacacacacacacacacactgacttgtAGCAGGTGCTCTATGTGTCTCTGCTCGGCAGCATTCTCTATGCTCAGCAGGGACCCGCCGTCCATCTCACATGCCTGTCTGGCCTCCCAGAATGCAACGCGGCTGGTCATGTCCCGGAAGTAGGCCATCTTGTAGCACGGATGCTCCGCCCCTCCCTGACACACCGTCTGGCCTGCGGCGAGAAGGAGAtcatctatctgtctatctattgATTGTAAGTAGACGATTTTACATATGGATTGATAAATTATTCAATAGACAATTCTGTGAAATCTATCTGTGGCAGTTATATGCAaaaatctctcgtggacagactacGTAACATAAATTGTAGTAATTTCCGTGAGATTTTTGGTTTTAGGTTGCCAAGATTAGCCAGCAAAGTAACCAATGCCATCAAGCACTGGTTCCACCACCATTTCAAaatcctctttctccctctacggTTCCTGTGGCCCTGGCTGTGGGTTTGTTTACATCCATCTATCTGACAAACCATCCACCAACCAATCAGTGATCAGTAAATTCACCAGACTACTGTATCTACACCCCGATCAGCCCCTCCTCCAGTCAATACATCCATCAACCAGCCAACAAATCAACCAACCCACCTGTCAATCAAACATTTAACAAATCAATCAACCCACCTTTCaactcatcaatcaatcaatcaatcagttaATATCAGTGAATAGTACACATCAGGAGAATGACACCTCAGTGAATCTCTGTTCATCTTATGAAGTGGTCACTGTTTTAATCGAATGCAAACATCTCCAGTGTGCTTATCAGTCGTACACCACCCTAACACACACAACCCATCGACCCCCACTCACGACTAATGACTCTTGACTTCCAGCCAAAACGATGTGGTCATCGCATTCCCATCCTCTCAGTCCGTAGAATTTACAGTCTGACTGACCCAGAGCGGTCAATAACCTGTGTCAATCAGGACATGCCTCCAGCTGACAGGAAGTAGTATAGCAGGGCTGCCAATCACACTGTAGGCCTCGTTCCAGAACAGCTTCGTTACGCCTCACGAACACACATCTACTGGATGTATTTAAACTCAGAACTGACACTTACAGGAAGCAGGAAGCACATAGATTACTGTAGTTTTACTGACACACCCACAAACGTACAGTTATGAaaataactactgttccctgaaggagggaacgaGGTATAACACTCTATGGGTAGTCAACGACCAATCATATACACGTGAAGAACATGCCCAACGGGCCAATGAATGCAGAGTCTGCCCTCAGACGCCCCGCCTTACTGGTTATAACACCGGGGCTCGCATTAATTTCCTCAGAAGATACCAAACTAGGAGGTCCACGGCAGCCCAAGCACACACATGTCCACCGGCTTCAAAATGGGCTTATAGAAGCCACATCTTTCACTAATACTTACCTGAGAAGCCTGAACTGTCAGAGCCACATATAGTGAACCTGCTGCAACATGGttaaacacactgacacacagccaCTGTAGCCCAAGTCCACAGACCCCACGGTTCCAAGAACAGTACTCACCTTGTGAGCCTGAAATGTCAGAACTCGAAAAAAGAACCCGCAAGTCCAAAACAACAGAACACTCGTCGTGACTTGGTAAAGTGTAAACATGCGCTGCAGAGCATCAACCAGAGTCTATGTACCACAGCAGCCAGAGATTCAAACTTACAGTTTACAGGAACCTGCAGTAACCTGTAAACGGTGTACTGACAGGGAACCTGCAGTAACCTGTAAACGGTGTACTGACAGGGAACCTGCAGTAACCTGTAAACGGTGTACTGACAGGGAACCTGCAGTAACCTGTAAACGGTGTACTGACAGGGAACCTGCAGTAACCTGTAAACGGTGTACTGACAGGGAACCTGCAGTAACCTGTAAACGGTGTACTCACAGGGAACCTACAGTAACCTGTAAACGGTGTACTCACAGGGAACCTGCAGTAACCTGTAAACGGTGTACTGACAGGGAACCTGCAGTAACCTGTAAACGGTGTACTGACAGGGAACCTGCAGTAACCTGTAAACGGTGTACTCACAGGGAACCTGCAGTAACCTGTAAACGGTGTACTGACAGGGAACCTGCAGTAACCTGTAAACGGTGTACTCACAGGGAACCTGCAGGAACCTGTAAGCGGTGTACTGACAGGGAACCTGCAGTAACCTGTAAACGGTGTACTGACAGGGAACCTGCAGTAACCTGTAAACGGTGTACTCACAGGGAACCTGTAGTAACCTGTAAACGGTGTACTGACAGGGAACCTGCAGTAACCTGTAAACGGTGTACTCACAGGGAACCTGCAGTAACCTGTAAACGGTGTACTCACAGGGAACCTGCAGTAACCTGTAAACGGTGTACTCACAGGGAACCTGTAGTAACCTGTAAACGGTGTACTGACAGGGAACCTGCAGTAACCTGTAAACGGTGTACTCACAGGGAACCTGCAGTAACCTGTAAACGGTGTACTCACAGGGAACCTGTAGTAACCTGTAAACGGTGTACTCACAGGGAACCTGTAGTAACCTGTAAACGGTGTACTGACAGGGAACCTGCAGTAACCTGTAAACGGTGTACTCACAGGGAACCTGCAGTAACCTGTAAACGGTGTACTGACAGGGAACCTGCAGTAACCTGTAAACGGTGTACTCACAGGGAACCTGCAGTAACCTGTAAACGGTGTACTCACAGGGAACCTGCAGTAACCTGTAAACGGTGTACTCACAGGGAACCTGCAGTAACCTGTAAACGGTGTACTCACAGGGAACCTGCAGTAACCTGTAAACGGTGTACTGACAGGGAACCTGCAGTAACCTGTAAACGTTGTACTGACAGGGAACCTGCAGTAACCTGTAAACGGTGTACTGACAGGGAACCTGCAGTAACCTGTAAACGGTGTACTGACAGGGAACCTGCAGTAACCTGTAAACGGTGTACTCGCATGCTGACATGGCAGCCCAAGGCTCAATCTCACAGGGGAACTGTTGTAACTCAAAACGCTGCCTAACATCGACCATGGCGTCCCAAGTCCATAGATCCTACCGGTTACAAAAAGGCTCACACAGAGACCCAAGGAGTCTGGAACTGCAAGTCCAAGTCCAAGGAACCACAAGTCCAAAACAACAGGGCATCGGCTGTGACTTGATCATGAATATTTGTGCACCACCTCATCGAAAGAAACCACGGCAGCCCAAAGGCTCAATAAATAACCCGGATAAATGCGTAACTTGCACGCCGCCAGAAAGCCACTCATGGACCCGGCCTTAGGAACACTATGAGCCACACTGTGATTTCAGCCTTTCAGGGGACAAACCCACCGATTTCACATCAAACTCTCCTGGGTGCCTAGTGCAATAGATCCTGACGATACTGAACTCTCCGCAGGTCCCTGCCTAACAGGCGGTTAATCTTTATGCCAGCAGTATACCACTCTGCATCCCAccgctggcttgcttctgaagctaggcagggttggtcctggtcggtccctggatgggagaccagatgctgctggaagtggtgttggagggccaataGGAGGCACTCCTTCCTCTGGTcgaaaaaaaaatatcccaatgccccagggcagtgattggggactttgccctgtgtagggtactgtctttcggatgggatgtaaaatgagtgtcctgactctctgtggtcaccaaCAATTTGGGAAATACTACCCTAGGGCACAGTCGGAGGTTCAAATCCATCTGGTTAGCCTTTTTGAACGGACTCTTACCACCACCATCTTACTCAAGTAAGGAAGCACCGGCTACACAAAGCAGAGTAGAGAGAAGATAGCGACATAAAAACTGACTCCAAGACCCAAAACTCACAACATCTAGTACTCTCTCCCCACTAACAGACACCTTAGTCGGAGCCGGATCTCGTAGCCGTCGTGTGTTTGAAAAGTTTGTCAATTGTCTGACACGTTTTCCTTCAGGCAAGCTGAAGAACGGTACTGAATTGAGGAAATGGATGCGAGCCCCCCTAATATAACGAGGAAGGCGGGGCTCCCGAGGGCGGGCTCTGCATTCATTGGCCAATTGGCCGTTTTTTTTCTTCCAGTTTACTTCAAGTGAAAATGATTGGTCATTGACTCCCTATAGTATGTTATACCGtgtgaccgactgaaagggaacaCGCTTTCACAAGCTTTAGTTAGACActtttacagacacacacaaacaatcacaCGCATGTATCCCAATCTCCAGCACAATAAAGCTGTCCTCTATCATGCCAGGTAAATGGGTGAAAAGTGGTGGATCTGGCCCAGATTTTAGACGGATCAGCCtcataaggagagagagagagagagagtgtgtgtgtgtgtgtgtgtgtgtgtgtgtgtgtgtgtgtgtgtgtgtgtgtgtgtgtgtgtgtgtgtgtgtgtgcatcagtgcATAATACCAGTGATTAATACACAGCCAGTTAAAGAGGCCTAATGATAACAGTAGCAGTGTGGCCAGGAGGTACTTTAAATGATTGGCTGCCTGGTCTAGATCTAATCTGCACTATCATCACTTAGGAACCCAGTAATGAACCGGGGTGTACAGACAACCAACACCAGTCAGCATTTTcacctcctttctctctttcttcctctctttgttGATTCACTCCCTCCaacatcctgtctctctctctctctctctctctctctctctctctctctctctctctctctctctctctctcactctcactctcactctctctctctctctctctctctctcgattcaattcaattcaattgactttattgacatggcaagttcattattacttacattgtcaaagtatacatatcgaaaaatacaaatcaaatatatatgtatatatatacaaaatatatactgtatatatttatatataaataaatggtgggaccaacagcaataataatagtagtagtggacatgggattaccattaacaacaactacaacaacaatattaatcagaacaacaatacattaaaacttcttctggctgcaagccctaagtcgggatcaatatgacaacagccacttcaagtgcagggcgcgaaattcaaaatatattttttagaaatatttaactttcacacattaacaattccaatacagcaaatgaaaggtacacatcttgtgaatccagccaacatgtccgattttttaaatgttttacagcgaaaacaggacgtatatttatgttagctcaccaccaaatacaaaaaaggacagacatttttcacagcacaggtagcatgcacaaagccaacctaactaaccaagaaccaaccaaactaaccaacaaacaacttcatcagatgacagtcttataacatgttattcaataaatctatgttttgttcgaaaaatgtgcatatttcaggtataaatcatagtttacattgcagctacaatcagaaattgcaccgaaagcagccagaataattacagacaccaacgtcaaatacctaaatactcatcataaaacatttctgaaaaatacatagtgtacagcaaatgaaagacaagcatcttgtgaatccagccaatatttccgatttcttaagtgttttacagcgaaaacacaatatagcgttatattagcttac
The window above is part of the Salvelinus namaycush isolate Seneca chromosome 7, SaNama_1.0, whole genome shotgun sequence genome. Proteins encoded here:
- the LOC120050300 gene encoding chondrolectin-like, with the protein product MAYFRDMTSRVAFWEARQACEMDGGSLLSIENAAEQRHIEHLLQELRTSSTGAGTETGAGAGTGNGGIADGDFWIGLTRTDGENTQDQDHFASCPDLYRWTDGSVSQFRKWYFDEPSCGGEACVVMYHQPTALHGLGGAYMYQWNDDRCNMKHNFICKYEPESHLVKEQGDRPGARDPDVTVAQTIEVKQAGPSEEDGAPHVVIAGPGMFLVYVIIPTIPLLLLILVASGTCCFQMFSKSKPGTKTSINQSTLWISKTPKTDSMEV